The Erinaceus europaeus chromosome 17, mEriEur2.1, whole genome shotgun sequence nucleotide sequence ACATAATCTCCTACAATGGGTGTGCTGCTCAGCTAGCCTTCTTTGAGATCTTCATCATCACGGAACTCTTTGTTCTTTCAgccatggcctatgaccgctacgTAGCCATCTGCAAACCTCTCATCTATGTGACCATCATGTCAGACAAAATATGCTGGATACTAGTCCTTAGTGCTTACCTCTACAGTGTGTTTGTGTCACTGCTTCTAACCATTGAGCTATTTAAATCTTCCTTCTGTGGTTCTAACGTTATTGATTACTTTTATTGTGACTGCCTCCCTCTCATGTCCATGCTCTGCTCAGACACACATGAGTTAGAACTGATTGTTTTGGTCATTGGGGGCTGTAACTTGCTCTCTTCTCTCCTGACCATCCTTGTATCCTATGTGTTCATTCTTGTGACCATCTTCAGAATGAACTCAGCCCAGGGGAGATCCAAAGCCTTCTCTACCTGTAGCTCTCATCTGATCGTGGTGGTTATATTCTATGggacattattatttatttacatgcaACCCAAATCCAGCCATGCTTTTAATATAGACAAGATGGCCTCTGTGTTTTACACTCTGGTCATCCCTATGTTGAATCCGTTAGTCTATAGTCTGAGGAATAAGGAAGTAAAACAGGCTCTGAAGAGAACATTAACTAGTCTGGGTAAAACTCCCACATAATGTTTTAAAGTTCACTTGCAAGACAGGTCCAAAACAAGTTGTTTTATACTCTGTCATATCAATTGTAGTTTCAGAAAGGAGAAGTATTTTATCATATTATTTTCCtcttgtgtgtatgtggggggggtaAAGGGACAAAACATTCTatcttctatctccctccccatGATTGACTCCACTTTAAtagaccacacatacacacacacacacacacacacgcacacgcacacgcacacgcacacgcacacatacagacatatatatagagaaatata carries:
- the LOC103110362 gene encoding olfactory receptor 8K1; the encoded protein is MGKRNQTTVVEVTDFILLGITNRPELQAPLFGIFLLIYLVTVLGNLGIVILTHVDSKLHTPMYFFLRHLSMTDLGYSTVVGPKMMVSFLVHQNIISYNGCAAQLAFFEIFIITELFVLSAMAYDRYVAICKPLIYVTIMSDKICWILVLSAYLYSVFVSLLLTIELFKSSFCGSNVIDYFYCDCLPLMSMLCSDTHELELIVLVIGGCNLLSSLLTILVSYVFILVTIFRMNSAQGRSKAFSTCSSHLIVVVIFYGTLLFIYMQPKSSHAFNIDKMASVFYTLVIPMLNPLVYSLRNKEVKQALKRTLTSLGKTPT